A single region of the Xenopus laevis strain J_2021 chromosome 4L, Xenopus_laevis_v10.1, whole genome shotgun sequence genome encodes:
- the camk1.L gene encoding calcium/calmodulin-dependent protein kinase I L homeolog isoform X2 produces MKKTQKLVAIKCIPKKALEGKETSIENEIAVLRKIKHTNIVSLEDIYESRSHLYLIMQLVSGGELFDRIVEKGFYTEKDASQLIKQILDAVKYLHDMGIVHRDLKPENLLYYSMDEDSKIMISDFGLSKIEGSGSVMSTACGTPGYVAPEVLAQKPYSKAVDCWSIGVIAYILLCGYPPFYDENDAKLFEQILKAEYEFDSPYWDDISDSAKDFIQHLMEKDPNKRNTCDQALQHPWIAGDTALDKNIHESVSEQIRKNFAKSRWKQAFNATAVIRHMRKLQLGTSQEGPGQTTPTSPCHGNLLMPGDNHGSHSESCQDCCAPKSSENNSLAYSTHCAQSNRV; encoded by the exons GATCAAACACACTAACATTGTGTCACTGGAGGACATCTATGAGAGCCGCAGTCACCTATACCTCATCATGCAGCT GGTGTCAGGGGGAGAACTGTTTGACAGGATCGTGGAGAAAGGTTTCTATACAGAAAAGGACGCCAGCCAGCTAATCAAGCAGATTTTAGATGCTGTCAAGTACCTGCATGATATGGGCATTGTGCACCGGGATTTAAAG CCAGAGAACCTGCTCTACTACAGTATGGACGAAGATTCCAAAATTATGATCAGTGATTTCGGCCTGTCAAAAATTGAAGGGTCTGGAAGTGTGATGTCAACTGCCTGCGGGACTCCCGGCTATGTTG CTCCGGAGGTGTTGGCTCAGAAACCTTACAGTAAAGCAGTGGATTGCTGGTCGATTGGTGTCATagcttatatact ATTGTGTGGTTACCCGCCATTCTATGATGAAAATGATGCCAAACTCTTCGAGCAGATTCTGAAAGCCGAGTATGAGTTCGACTCGCCGTACTGGGACGACATCTCTGATTCGG CAAAAGATTTCATCCAGCATCTTATGGAAAAGGATCCAAACAAACGCAACACGTGTGACCAAGCCCTGCAGCATCCCTG GATTGCTGGGGACACAGCGCTGGATAAGAACATCCATGAATCAGTCAGCGAACAGATCAGGAAAAATTTTGCCAAAAGCAGATGGAAG CAAGCATTCAATGCCACTGCTGTGATACGCCACATGAGAAAGTTACAGCTGGGCACAAGCCAAGAAGGACCCGGCCAGACCACACCCACTAGCCCATGCCACGGCAATCTTCTTATGCCAGGGGACAACCATG GTTCTCATTCGGAGAGTTGTCAAGACTGCTGTGCCCCAAAATCCTCTGAAAACAACTCGTTGGCTTATAGCACCCACTGCGCACAATCCAACAGAGTTTGA
- the camk1.L gene encoding calcium/calmodulin-dependent protein kinase I L homeolog isoform X3 produces MPLDEDGPSWKKRAEDIRDIYEFREVLGTIKHTNIVSLEDIYESRSHLYLIMQLVSGGELFDRIVEKGFYTEKDASQLIKQILDAVKYLHDMGIVHRDLKPENLLYYSMDEDSKIMISDFGLSKIEGSGSVMSTACGTPGYVAPEVLAQKPYSKAVDCWSIGVIAYILLCGYPPFYDENDAKLFEQILKAEYEFDSPYWDDISDSAKDFIQHLMEKDPNKRNTCDQALQHPWIAGDTALDKNIHESVSEQIRKNFAKSRWKQAFNATAVIRHMRKLQLGTSQEGPGQTTPTSPCHGNLLMPGDNHGSHSESCQDCCAPKSSENNSLAYSTHCAQSNRV; encoded by the exons GATCAAACACACTAACATTGTGTCACTGGAGGACATCTATGAGAGCCGCAGTCACCTATACCTCATCATGCAGCT GGTGTCAGGGGGAGAACTGTTTGACAGGATCGTGGAGAAAGGTTTCTATACAGAAAAGGACGCCAGCCAGCTAATCAAGCAGATTTTAGATGCTGTCAAGTACCTGCATGATATGGGCATTGTGCACCGGGATTTAAAG CCAGAGAACCTGCTCTACTACAGTATGGACGAAGATTCCAAAATTATGATCAGTGATTTCGGCCTGTCAAAAATTGAAGGGTCTGGAAGTGTGATGTCAACTGCCTGCGGGACTCCCGGCTATGTTG CTCCGGAGGTGTTGGCTCAGAAACCTTACAGTAAAGCAGTGGATTGCTGGTCGATTGGTGTCATagcttatatact ATTGTGTGGTTACCCGCCATTCTATGATGAAAATGATGCCAAACTCTTCGAGCAGATTCTGAAAGCCGAGTATGAGTTCGACTCGCCGTACTGGGACGACATCTCTGATTCGG CAAAAGATTTCATCCAGCATCTTATGGAAAAGGATCCAAACAAACGCAACACGTGTGACCAAGCCCTGCAGCATCCCTG GATTGCTGGGGACACAGCGCTGGATAAGAACATCCATGAATCAGTCAGCGAACAGATCAGGAAAAATTTTGCCAAAAGCAGATGGAAG CAAGCATTCAATGCCACTGCTGTGATACGCCACATGAGAAAGTTACAGCTGGGCACAAGCCAAGAAGGACCCGGCCAGACCACACCCACTAGCCCATGCCACGGCAATCTTCTTATGCCAGGGGACAACCATG GTTCTCATTCGGAGAGTTGTCAAGACTGCTGTGCCCCAAAATCCTCTGAAAACAACTCGTTGGCTTATAGCACCCACTGCGCACAATCCAACAGAGTTTGA